A region from the Sulfitobacter sp. D7 genome encodes:
- a CDS encoding TFIIB-type zinc finger domain-containing protein: MSATDLPPAAPLEEHRFPCDTCGSDMRFDPAQSLLICDHCGNVEPIDGTGRHAHAIAEQDFRAGLEAALPDAEMEETRVTTCPNCAAQVEFEPGKHAAECPFCATPVVIDTGTNRHIKPRAVLPFALPEESARDAMKDWLGGLWFAPNGLQQYARKGRRMQGIYVPFWTYDAQTASSYRGERGTVYYVTRTVMRDGKRVQQQVPKIRWRAASGRVARFFDDVLVLASRSLPKKHTDALHPWDLSALEPYAPEYLAGFRAEAYGITLEEGFVQARAHMDRVIERDVKFDIGGDRQRVHDINTQISDVTFKHILLPVWLAAYKYRGKTYRFVVNGHSGKVQGERPYSAIKITFAVVLGLIAAAIVGYFMAQQ, encoded by the coding sequence ATGTCCGCCACCGATCTGCCCCCCGCCGCCCCGCTAGAAGAGCACCGTTTCCCCTGTGACACCTGCGGCTCTGACATGCGCTTTGATCCGGCGCAGTCGCTGCTGATCTGCGATCACTGCGGCAATGTGGAGCCTATCGACGGCACGGGCCGCCACGCCCATGCCATCGCCGAGCAAGATTTCCGCGCGGGGCTAGAGGCCGCCTTGCCCGACGCCGAGATGGAAGAGACCCGCGTCACCACCTGCCCCAATTGTGCGGCGCAGGTGGAATTCGAGCCCGGCAAACACGCCGCCGAATGCCCCTTTTGCGCCACGCCCGTGGTGATCGACACCGGCACCAACCGACATATCAAACCCCGCGCCGTGCTGCCCTTTGCCCTGCCCGAAGAAAGCGCCCGCGATGCCATGAAAGACTGGCTCGGCGGTCTTTGGTTCGCGCCCAATGGCCTGCAGCAATATGCCCGCAAGGGCCGCCGGATGCAGGGCATTTACGTGCCGTTCTGGACCTATGACGCGCAGACCGCCTCCAGCTATCGCGGGGAGCGGGGCACGGTCTATTACGTCACGCGCACCGTTATGCGCGATGGAAAACGGGTGCAGCAACAGGTGCCGAAAATCCGCTGGCGGGCGGCGTCGGGCCGGGTTGCGCGGTTCTTTGACGATGTGCTGGTGCTTGCCTCGCGCTCTTTGCCCAAGAAACACACCGATGCGCTGCACCCTTGGGACCTCTCGGCGCTGGAGCCCTATGCGCCGGAATACCTCGCCGGTTTCCGGGCCGAGGCTTACGGCATCACGCTGGAGGAAGGCTTTGTTCAGGCCCGCGCCCATATGGACCGGGTGATTGAACGGGACGTGAAATTCGACATCGGCGGGGACCGCCAGCGGGTGCATGACATCAACACGCAGATCAGCGATGTGACCTTCAAACATATCCTGCTGCCGGTCTGGCTGGCCGCGTATAAATACCGCGGCAAGACCTATCGCTTTGTGGTGAATGGCCACTCCGGCAAGGTGCAGGGCGAACGGCCCTATTCCGCGATCAAGATCACTTTCGCCGTGGTGCTGGGGCTGATCGCCGCCGCCATCGTCGGCTATTTCATGGCCCAGCAATGA
- a CDS encoding nitroreductase, whose amino-acid sequence MTQTYDQFTDLLQARYSCRAFLSDPLPEETITQIVSAARHVPSWCNAQPWQVTVTRGAGTDAFRAALLEAASANTPVEPDLPWPTGYSGAYAERRRTCGFQLYDAVGIAKSDRDARKAQMLRNYALFDAPHVAIVTAPSELGPYGAMDCGGFVTAFTLAATALGVASIPQAAIAAYAPLVREVLDLPEDRLVLCAISFGYADAKHPANGFRTERAAPSEIIDWKD is encoded by the coding sequence ATGACCCAGACCTATGACCAATTCACCGACCTCTTGCAGGCCCGCTACTCCTGTCGCGCCTTTCTCTCTGACCCACTGCCTGAGGAGACCATCACCCAGATCGTCAGCGCCGCGCGTCACGTGCCCTCATGGTGCAATGCGCAGCCATGGCAGGTGACCGTAACGCGCGGCGCGGGCACCGACGCCTTTCGCGCCGCACTGCTTGAGGCCGCAAGCGCAAATACCCCGGTGGAGCCGGACCTGCCGTGGCCTACAGGCTATTCGGGCGCCTATGCCGAGCGTCGCCGCACTTGTGGCTTCCAACTCTACGACGCGGTGGGCATCGCGAAATCCGACCGCGACGCGCGCAAGGCACAGATGCTGCGCAACTACGCGCTTTTTGACGCGCCGCATGTGGCCATCGTGACCGCCCCGAGCGAGCTTGGCCCCTATGGTGCGATGGACTGCGGCGGCTTCGTCACGGCCTTCACCCTCGCCGCGACGGCGCTTGGCGTGGCCAGCATCCCGCAGGCCGCCATCGCCGCCTATGCGCCTTTGGTGCGTGAGGTGCTTGATCTGCCCGAGGATCGGCTGGTGCTCTGCGCGATCTCATTCGGCTATGCCGATGCCAAGCATCCGGCCAATGGCTTTCGCACCGAACGGGCGGCCCCCTCAGAGATTATCGATTGGAAAGACTGA
- the dtd gene encoding D-aminoacyl-tRNA deacylase yields MRALLQRVTEASVTVEGDIIGEIGPGLLILVCAMPEDTEETAEKLALKISKLRLFKDEGGKMNLSLAQTGGADLVVSQFTLAADTSRGNRPGFSGAAKPDMAEALYAHFARSLAALDIPVQMGRFGADMSVALVNDGPVTLWLDSAAP; encoded by the coding sequence ATGCGCGCATTGCTGCAACGGGTGACCGAGGCGTCGGTCACGGTCGAGGGTGACATCATCGGAGAGATCGGCCCCGGCCTGCTGATCCTTGTTTGTGCCATGCCCGAAGACACCGAAGAAACCGCCGAGAAACTCGCCCTGAAAATCTCTAAACTCCGGCTTTTCAAGGATGAAGGCGGCAAGATGAACCTGAGCCTTGCGCAAACCGGCGGCGCGGACTTGGTGGTGAGCCAATTCACCCTCGCCGCCGATACCTCGCGCGGTAATCGCCCCGGCTTTTCCGGCGCGGCAAAGCCGGACATGGCCGAGGCGCTTTACGCGCATTTCGCCCGCAGCCTCGCCGCTCTGGACATTCCAGTTCAGATGGGACGGTTCGGCGCCGACATGTCGGTGGCGCTGGTCAATGACGGGCCGGTGACCCTCTGGCTCGACAGCGCAGCGCCTTGA
- a CDS encoding DUF1127 domain-containing protein, whose translation MTMAISRGTTLSSALDGLHHTFDGMRRRVAQIKARRAAYNRTFTELNVLSDRELSDIGIARYDIRRVASEELSKEQTYEV comes from the coding sequence ATGACGATGGCAATCTCACGTGGCACCACCCTGAGCTCCGCGCTCGATGGGCTTCATCACACCTTTGACGGCATGCGCCGTCGTGTGGCCCAGATCAAGGCCCGGCGCGCAGCTTACAACCGAACTTTCACAGAACTTAACGTACTGAGTGATCGCGAACTGTCGGACATCGGCATCGCGCGGTACGACATCCGGCGTGTTGCGTCGGAAGAACTTTCGAAGGAACAGACCTATGAAGTATGA
- a CDS encoding acyl-CoA synthetase — protein sequence MTFAGIEDRNAIAAEMPWEDRDVAKTLYGMLSNTTAKFPNHNAVSYQIFSGPKDKAETLSWKELHGRVTQAANLFRSLGVGEKDVVAYVLPNCNETTITLLGGAVAGIVSPINPLLDAEQIGAILREVGASVVVTLRPFPKTDVAQKTAEAVRLAPKVHTVLEVDLVRYLTPPKSWIVPLVRPKGMVNNQAKYLNFNAEIAKQNTSLNFEDVQEDRVACYFHTGGTTGMPKVAQHKYSGLIYNGWLGHRLLFSEQDNIMCPLPLFHVFACHVILMAAVSSGAHVVFPTPQGYRGDGVFDNFWKLVERWKITFIITVPTAISAKMQRPIDADVSTVKTAFSGSAPLPLELFRRFEKATGVTLVEGYGLTEATCLVSCNPTDGPKKVGSIGIAFPYSDVRIIKGTADGPIDAETDEIGEICVSNPGVFAGHTYVEEDKNKDLFYHGKYLRTGDLGRIDADGYIWITGRAKDLIIRGGHNIDPAEIEEALLGHEAVAFAGAIGQPDPHAGEVPCAFVELVEGAKVTEEELLAFAREHVAERAAQPKHLKIMDELPKTAVGKIFKPDLRKDAITRVYNGSLEKAGCAARVTDVIDDKKRGLVAQVTMHDATHDDVSKVLSVYTRPWEPVS from the coding sequence ATGACATTCGCCGGGATCGAAGACCGCAATGCCATCGCGGCGGAAATGCCGTGGGAAGACCGCGACGTGGCCAAGACGCTCTACGGAATGCTGAGCAATACGACCGCGAAATTCCCCAACCACAACGCCGTCAGCTATCAGATATTCTCAGGCCCCAAAGACAAGGCCGAAACGCTGAGCTGGAAAGAGTTGCATGGCCGTGTGACGCAGGCCGCGAACCTGTTCCGCAGCCTCGGCGTGGGCGAGAAAGACGTGGTGGCCTATGTGCTGCCGAACTGTAACGAGACGACGATCACCCTGCTGGGCGGCGCCGTGGCCGGGATCGTCAGCCCGATCAACCCGCTGCTGGATGCCGAACAAATCGGCGCGATCCTGCGCGAGGTCGGCGCATCGGTCGTCGTTACCCTGCGGCCTTTCCCCAAAACGGATGTGGCCCAAAAGACCGCCGAGGCGGTGCGCCTTGCGCCCAAGGTGCATACGGTGCTCGAAGTTGATCTGGTCCGCTATTTGACCCCACCGAAAAGCTGGATTGTCCCGCTGGTGCGGCCCAAGGGGATGGTGAACAATCAGGCGAAATACCTCAACTTCAACGCCGAAATCGCCAAACAGAACACTTCGCTCAACTTTGAGGATGTGCAAGAAGACCGCGTTGCCTGCTATTTCCACACCGGCGGCACCACCGGCATGCCCAAAGTCGCGCAGCACAAGTATTCCGGGCTGATCTACAACGGTTGGCTGGGCCATCGCCTGCTGTTCAGCGAGCAGGACAATATCATGTGTCCGCTGCCGCTGTTCCACGTCTTTGCCTGCCACGTCATCCTGATGGCCGCCGTGTCTTCGGGCGCGCATGTGGTCTTTCCGACGCCGCAGGGTTATCGCGGGGACGGGGTCTTTGACAACTTCTGGAAGCTGGTCGAGCGGTGGAAGATCACCTTTATCATCACCGTGCCCACGGCGATTTCGGCCAAGATGCAGCGCCCGATCGATGCGGATGTCAGCACCGTAAAGACCGCCTTCTCCGGCTCGGCCCCGCTGCCGCTTGAACTCTTCCGCCGCTTTGAAAAGGCCACAGGCGTCACGCTGGTCGAAGGCTACGGCCTGACCGAGGCCACCTGCCTTGTGTCCTGTAACCCGACGGATGGCCCCAAAAAGGTCGGCTCCATCGGCATCGCATTCCCCTATTCGGATGTGCGCATCATCAAGGGCACGGCAGACGGGCCGATTGACGCAGAAACGGATGAGATCGGCGAGATCTGCGTGTCGAACCCCGGTGTCTTTGCGGGCCATACCTATGTCGAGGAAGACAAGAACAAAGACCTCTTCTACCACGGCAAATACCTGCGCACTGGCGATCTGGGCCGGATTGACGCGGATGGCTATATTTGGATCACGGGCCGCGCCAAAGACCTGATCATCCGCGGCGGTCACAACATCGACCCCGCCGAGATCGAAGAGGCGCTGCTGGGCCATGAGGCCGTCGCTTTTGCCGGTGCCATCGGCCAGCCCGACCCCCATGCAGGCGAGGTGCCCTGTGCCTTCGTCGAACTGGTGGAGGGCGCCAAGGTCACCGAAGAGGAACTGCTCGCCTTTGCGCGCGAGCATGTCGCCGAACGTGCTGCCCAGCCAAAGCACCTCAAGATCATGGATGAGTTGCCCAAGACCGCCGTGGGCAAGATCTTTAAGCCCGACCTGCGCAAGGATGCGATCACGCGGGTCTATAATGGCAGCCTTGAGAAGGCGGGCTGTGCTGCGCGGGTGACCGACGTGATAGACGACAAAAAGCGCGGGTTGGTGGCTCAGGTCACCATGCATGACGCCACGCATGACGACGTGTCGAAAGTGCTCAGCGTCTATACGCGTCCTTGGGAACCTGTGAGCTAA
- a CDS encoding ABC transporter transmembrane domain-containing protein: MARTPAPAQSAKDEREKSRRIGALAALMPFMAPYRVLMAAAGAALVLTAMISLTLPLAVRRVIDNFGTGESELLDLYFVAALLIAALLAVGTGLRYALVTRLGERVVADIRRAVFDRVVGMSPSFYERIMTGEVLSRITTDTTLILSVIGSSVSIALRNLLIFVGGLGLMLLTSAKLTGLVLLIVPAVVIPILTLGRRLRVLSRENQDWIAASSGNASETLGAVQTVQAFTHEAASRGQFAQMTEASFDAAQRRIKTRAAMTMIVIFLVFAGVVGVLWIGARDVRADVMSAGALVQFVIYAVMVAGAVAALSEIWGELQRAAGATERLVDLLQTEDTVQDPSPEGQTTLPQPVAGKIAFENVQFTYPARPDVAALDGIDLEINPGETVAFVGPSGAGKTTIIQMILRFYDPQSGRITLDGVDLRDVARDHFRRAIALVPQDPVIFAATAAENIRFGRPDASDAEVEEAARAAAAHDFITALPEGYDSYLGERGVMLSGGQKQRIAIARAILRDAPVLLLDEATSALDSESEGLVQAAVDRLSADRTTLIVAHRLATVKKADRIVVMEAGRIAAIGTHDELVASDGLYARLARLQFTDGAVAAA, translated from the coding sequence ATGGCCCGCACCCCAGCCCCCGCACAGTCCGCCAAAGATGAACGCGAAAAGTCGCGGCGGATCGGCGCTCTGGCGGCGTTGATGCCTTTCATGGCCCCTTACCGCGTGCTCATGGCCGCCGCCGGGGCAGCGCTGGTGCTGACCGCGATGATCTCACTGACGCTGCCCTTGGCCGTGCGCCGGGTGATCGACAATTTCGGCACCGGGGAGAGCGAATTGCTCGACCTTTATTTCGTTGCCGCCCTGCTGATCGCGGCGCTGCTCGCCGTGGGCACCGGGCTGCGCTATGCGCTGGTGACCCGGTTGGGCGAACGGGTGGTGGCCGATATCCGGCGCGCGGTTTTTGACCGCGTGGTGGGCATGAGCCCATCGTTTTATGAGCGCATCATGACCGGCGAAGTGCTGAGCCGGATCACCACCGACACGACGCTGATCCTGTCGGTGATCGGGTCTTCGGTCTCGATCGCGCTGCGCAACCTGTTGATTTTCGTGGGCGGCTTGGGGCTGATGCTGCTGACTTCGGCCAAGCTCACTGGGCTTGTGCTGCTGATCGTGCCTGCGGTGGTGATCCCGATCCTGACGCTGGGCCGCCGCCTGCGGGTGCTGAGCCGAGAGAACCAAGACTGGATCGCGGCGAGTTCGGGCAATGCCTCAGAAACGCTGGGCGCGGTGCAAACGGTGCAGGCTTTCACCCATGAGGCCGCAAGCCGGGGCCAATTCGCGCAGATGACCGAAGCCTCTTTCGATGCCGCGCAGCGCCGGATCAAGACCCGCGCCGCGATGACGATGATCGTGATTTTTCTGGTCTTCGCGGGCGTGGTGGGCGTGCTGTGGATCGGCGCGCGGGATGTGCGCGCCGATGTGATGAGCGCGGGCGCGCTGGTGCAATTCGTGATCTATGCGGTCATGGTCGCGGGCGCGGTCGCCGCCCTGTCCGAGATCTGGGGCGAGTTGCAGCGCGCAGCGGGTGCCACGGAGCGGCTGGTTGATCTGCTCCAGACCGAGGACACGGTGCAAGACCCGTCGCCCGAGGGGCAGACCACCCTGCCGCAGCCCGTGGCGGGCAAAATCGCCTTTGAGAACGTGCAATTCACCTATCCCGCCCGGCCCGATGTGGCGGCGTTGGATGGCATCGATCTCGAGATCAATCCGGGTGAGACGGTGGCCTTTGTCGGCCCCTCGGGCGCGGGGAAGACGACAATCATTCAGATGATCTTGCGCTTTTATGACCCGCAGTCGGGGCGGATCACGCTGGATGGTGTGGACCTGCGCGATGTGGCGCGGGATCACTTCCGCCGTGCTATTGCGCTGGTGCCGCAAGACCCGGTGATCTTTGCCGCCACGGCGGCCGAGAATATCCGCTTTGGACGGCCCGATGCCAGTGACGCAGAGGTTGAGGAGGCCGCCCGCGCCGCGGCGGCGCATGATTTCATCACCGCATTGCCCGAGGGCTATGACAGCTATCTGGGCGAGCGTGGCGTGATGCTGTCTGGCGGGCAGAAACAGCGCATCGCCATCGCCCGCGCCATCCTGCGCGACGCGCCGGTTCTGTTGCTGGATGAGGCGACCTCTGCGCTGGATTCGGAAAGCGAAGGGCTTGTGCAGGCTGCTGTGGACCGTCTGAGTGCCGACCGCACCACGTTGATCGTGGCGCACCGTCTGGCCACTGTGAAAAAGGCAGACCGCATCGTGGTGATGGAGGCGGGGCGCATCGCCGCCATCGGCACCCATGACGAACTGGTGGCCAGCGACGGGCTATATGCGCGTCTGGCGCGGCTGCAATTCACCGATGGGGCCGTCGCCGCAGCCTAA
- a CDS encoding YihY/virulence factor BrkB family protein, with protein sequence MDARSAQDQKREVVLTHGVLSENPEDLFHGTGLRVARAVLHEAVLRLWSDDAFGMAGNVAFRALLAIFPFLIFTSSLTAFVGDRSMADDLIHFLIAIVPPALIEPIVSEVEKVMTVPRGDLLSVGILLTVWFAVGGVDGVRIGLNRAYGLRETRSVFTIYAVQVAMVLLASLILVIVGYLLVLAPRAGSWLHMLMPGFDPGSVTVGLVRFPASATILLVALFAAHVILPARRTKFNNIWPGVVATAVAWTLLAMLFSSYLRSFGTYASYYAGMAGIIAALYFMYLAALVLIFGGELNRALRIRRLARAMSD encoded by the coding sequence ATGGACGCCAGATCGGCTCAGGACCAAAAGCGCGAAGTCGTGTTGACCCACGGTGTTCTTAGCGAGAACCCCGAGGACCTGTTTCACGGCACCGGGCTGCGGGTCGCGCGCGCAGTTCTGCACGAAGCGGTGCTGCGCCTGTGGAGCGATGACGCCTTTGGTATGGCCGGAAACGTGGCCTTTCGCGCGTTGCTGGCGATTTTTCCGTTCCTGATTTTCACCAGTTCGCTCACCGCCTTTGTCGGCGATCGGTCGATGGCCGATGACTTGATCCACTTCCTGATCGCCATTGTCCCCCCTGCCCTGATCGAACCCATCGTGTCAGAGGTGGAAAAGGTCATGACCGTGCCGCGCGGCGATCTGCTGAGCGTGGGTATCTTGCTGACCGTCTGGTTTGCTGTGGGCGGGGTCGATGGGGTCCGCATCGGCCTGAACCGCGCCTATGGGCTGCGCGAGACGCGCTCGGTCTTCACGATCTATGCGGTGCAGGTGGCCATGGTGCTGCTGGCAAGCCTGATCCTTGTGATCGTGGGATACCTTTTGGTGCTGGCCCCGCGTGCCGGGTCTTGGCTGCATATGCTGATGCCGGGGTTTGATCCGGGGTCGGTGACTGTCGGCCTTGTCCGCTTTCCGGCCTCGGCCACGATCCTGTTGGTCGCGCTTTTTGCCGCCCATGTGATCCTGCCCGCCCGGCGCACCAAGTTTAACAACATCTGGCCCGGGGTGGTGGCCACCGCCGTTGCATGGACCCTGCTGGCGATGCTCTTTTCGTCCTACCTGCGCAGCTTTGGCACCTATGCCAGCTATTACGCGGGCATGGCGGGGATCATCGCGGCGCTTTATTTCATGTATCTCGCCGCACTGGTGCTGATCTTTGGCGGCGAGTTGAACCGCGCGCTGCGCATTCGCAGACTGGCCCGCGCGATGAGCGATTAA
- a CDS encoding xanthine dehydrogenase family protein molybdopterin-binding subunit, producing MSRLRTITRRSFIVGSAAIAGGVAFGTYLYKRDLKNPLLEGLAPGAAAITPYVKIDASGVTLITPRADVGQGAYSIQAHMIAEELDVDLNAVQITPGPPSPVYYNGVVGVEAMPIAATSETLLARTGRGASDVAGKLLGLQLTGGSSTVPDMYDRLRMAGAVARETLLAAAVAQTGLERSQLKTEAGAVVLPDGMRLAYQDLAAAAAEIDPVTDVALRDPSDWRHLGKAQMRTDIVPKSTGTQTYGIDMAMEGMLHATTRTNPAQGGKIMGFDAGHAEKMRGVKAVLPITGGVAVVADNTWRAFQAAQAVECDWGPSPYTGDTAEQFKAVAASFTEDRQDSRFRDDGDVPAALADGDVLEAEYRIPYLAHAPLEPMSVVVKLEKSRVDIWTGTQIPRFMQANVAALTGIDAENVHIHVLMSGGSFGRRLEDDYTLRAAEVAMQMPGTPIKMVWSREEDFTHDFPRPLAMARARGKVSDGQIAAYDLAIAAPSTAESQMARLNQPVFGPDIAIVAGAWDQPFAIPDYRVTGHRVPAMVPVSSWRSVGASGNGFLHESFMDEMCHAAGVDPLEERLRLCTHAPSRGVLEAVGEMSDWGADLGPGRGRGLAFCLSFGVPVAEVVEVSQTEAGLKIDRVFVAAEVGRVLDPVNFEAQLSGAVIWGLGHAMNCELTYRDGVPQQDNYHLYEGLRLYQTPKIEVRGLENGGKLRGIGEPGVPPAAPALANAIFAATGQRIRELPLSKSVDFA from the coding sequence ATGTCGCGCCTGCGCACCATCACCCGCCGTAGTTTTATCGTCGGCTCTGCGGCCATTGCCGGGGGTGTCGCCTTTGGCACCTATCTTTATAAACGTGACCTGAAGAACCCGCTGCTTGAGGGGCTGGCCCCCGGCGCGGCGGCGATCACACCCTACGTCAAAATCGACGCAAGCGGTGTCACCTTGATCACCCCGCGCGCCGATGTGGGGCAGGGGGCATATTCTATCCAAGCTCATATGATTGCTGAGGAATTGGACGTCGATCTTAATGCGGTTCAGATCACGCCCGGCCCTCCTTCGCCGGTCTATTACAATGGCGTGGTCGGGGTTGAAGCGATGCCGATCGCCGCGACCTCAGAGACGCTGCTCGCGCGGACCGGGCGCGGGGCGTCGGATGTGGCGGGGAAACTGCTGGGCCTGCAACTGACCGGCGGCAGTTCTACCGTGCCGGATATGTATGACCGCTTGCGCATGGCCGGGGCTGTGGCACGTGAAACGCTCTTGGCCGCCGCCGTGGCGCAGACAGGTCTAGAGCGGAGCCAGCTTAAGACCGAAGCGGGCGCCGTGGTGCTGCCCGATGGGATGCGCTTGGCCTATCAGGACCTAGCCGCCGCAGCAGCAGAGATTGATCCGGTGACCGACGTCGCGCTGCGCGATCCCAGCGACTGGCGGCATTTGGGCAAGGCGCAAATGCGCACCGATATCGTGCCGAAATCCACCGGCACCCAGACCTATGGCATCGACATGGCGATGGAAGGGATGCTCCATGCTACGACCCGCACCAACCCGGCGCAGGGCGGAAAGATCATGGGATTTGATGCGGGCCACGCCGAAAAGATGCGCGGTGTGAAGGCGGTGTTGCCGATCACCGGCGGCGTCGCGGTGGTTGCCGACAATACTTGGCGGGCCTTTCAAGCCGCGCAGGCGGTGGAATGCGATTGGGGGCCGTCGCCCTATACCGGCGATACGGCAGAGCAGTTCAAAGCGGTCGCGGCCTCCTTTACCGAAGACCGCCAAGACAGCCGGTTCCGCGATGACGGCGACGTGCCCGCCGCCCTTGCCGACGGCGATGTGCTGGAGGCCGAGTACCGCATTCCCTACCTCGCCCACGCCCCGCTAGAGCCGATGAGCGTCGTGGTGAAGCTTGAGAAAAGCCGCGTCGACATTTGGACCGGCACGCAGATTCCGCGTTTCATGCAGGCCAATGTCGCCGCGCTAACCGGGATCGACGCCGAGAACGTGCATATCCATGTGCTGATGTCAGGCGGCAGTTTCGGACGGCGGTTGGAGGATGACTATACCCTGCGCGCCGCCGAAGTGGCGATGCAAATGCCCGGCACGCCGATCAAGATGGTCTGGTCGCGCGAAGAGGATTTCACCCATGACTTCCCCCGCCCGCTGGCTATGGCTCGGGCGCGTGGCAAGGTCTCGGATGGGCAGATCGCGGCCTATGATCTGGCCATCGCGGCACCTTCGACGGCGGAATCGCAAATGGCGCGGTTGAACCAGCCGGTTTTTGGCCCCGACATCGCCATCGTGGCGGGCGCGTGGGATCAGCCCTTCGCGATCCCCGATTACCGCGTCACCGGCCACCGGGTGCCGGCGATGGTGCCGGTCAGTTCGTGGCGGTCGGTCGGGGCGTCGGGCAATGGGTTTCTGCACGAAAGCTTCATGGATGAGATGTGCCATGCCGCAGGCGTCGATCCGTTGGAGGAACGGTTGCGGCTTTGCACCCATGCGCCCTCCCGCGGGGTGTTGGAGGCCGTGGGCGAGATGTCGGATTGGGGCGCGGACCTTGGGCCGGGGCGGGGCCGGGGGCTGGCGTTTTGCCTGTCCTTCGGCGTGCCGGTGGCCGAGGTGGTTGAGGTCAGCCAGACCGAAGCGGGCCTCAAGATCGACCGCGTTTTCGTGGCCGCCGAAGTGGGCCGCGTGTTGGACCCGGTGAACTTTGAGGCGCAGCTTTCCGGGGCGGTGATTTGGGGCTTGGGCCATGCGATGAACTGCGAGCTTACCTATCGCGACGGGGTGCCGCAGCAGGATAACTATCACCTCTACGAAGGGCTGCGGCTGTATCAGACGCCCAAGATCGAGGTGCGCGGGCTAGAGAATGGCGGCAAACTGCGCGGCATCGGTGAGCCGGGTGTGCCACCTGCCGCGCCTGCGCTGGCCAATGCGATCTTTGCCGCCACGGGTCAGCGTATTCGTGAACTCCCCCTCTCCAAATCCGTGGATTTCGCATGA
- a CDS encoding (2Fe-2S)-binding protein — MELTVNGTVHEVDVEDDMPLLWVLRDELGITGPKYGCGIAQCGACTVHVDGLAVRSCQLRAADVNGNVTTIEGLGTPEALHVVQAAWVEHQVAQCGYCQSGQIMQAASFLELNPEPTDDQIDAAMSGNLCRCGTYPRIRAAVHSAAARLRGA; from the coding sequence ATGGAATTGACGGTTAACGGCACGGTCCACGAAGTGGACGTGGAAGACGACATGCCGCTCCTGTGGGTCTTGCGCGACGAGTTGGGAATCACCGGGCCGAAATACGGCTGCGGCATCGCGCAATGCGGTGCTTGCACCGTGCACGTCGATGGGCTGGCCGTGCGGTCTTGCCAATTGCGGGCGGCGGATGTGAATGGCAATGTCACCACCATCGAAGGCTTGGGCACGCCCGAAGCGCTGCATGTGGTGCAGGCGGCATGGGTGGAGCATCAGGTCGCGCAATGTGGCTACTGCCAATCCGGACAGATCATGCAAGCAGCCTCGTTTCTTGAGTTGAACCCCGAGCCGACAGACGATCAGATCGACGCCGCGATGAGCGGCAACCTCTGCCGCTGCGGCACCTATCCGCGCATCCGCGCTGCGGTCCACAGCGCCGCCGCGCGTTTGCGGGGGGCCTGA